Sequence from the Uloborus diversus isolate 005 chromosome 8, Udiv.v.3.1, whole genome shotgun sequence genome:
aatttataaaaattaaaaaaaatattcaaataatcaAGTTTAGGATGCCAACTACCCTgtcaataattattttatactagggttcaaaagtattttaagtagTCTTTTTATGACTTCTATGAACAAAGATGTTTTTGATCAATAGAAATCATTTaagggatggaaaaaaaattattcctacCTCCAAATCTTCGCTAGATATTTGTAACTTCTTCACTGGGGAATCTTCAACTGATTCTGCTTCTTCATACTCCTCTTCTTCTACTTCTTCTTCTTCCTCTTCTGAATTCTCTTCAGATGAAGATACAGAGCACTcgccattttcagtttttgcaattGGAATTTGAGACATTTCTTCATCAGACACTACAACATCTCCATTTTGACAAACCTCTTCATTTAATTCTTTTCCAGGCTGATTTTTCTCCACAATTTGAAGTGTATCACATTCCATCTTTTCTTCAACCGATTGTTCATTGAACGAATTCTGTGCAACTTCGACTTCTTGTACAACTGGCATAGGCTCAGAATATGAATATGCCGGTTTTGCTTCAGAAGACACTTTTTCAGAAAcatctttgaaaattttcttttccacgatcatttcttcttcttcatcttgCCTCCAATTCTGAAATTTGGGCACAACAACCTCACTTTCACCATTAACTTGACCTTCTGAAATATGTTCGTTATAACCTGTTGATGAATATGATTCTGCTACATGCAAGTCGGCTTCACTATTTCCATGGTAGGAAGGACCAATTTCAACAGTTTGTGAAACATTTGGCACATCTTGCTCCAACTGATTTTCTTCTAAAGCCCAAGGAATCTGGGAACCCCATGCATTCCTTTGCCATTCTTCATCTGCTCTTTGCTCACTTGCTTGCTGAATTCCAGGTAGAGTATGCTTCTTtggatgcaaaatatttttacagtgagcaATACCTTGCTGACAGATGCGTACTATCTAAAAACAAAAGAGCATAGCACGAGTTAGAATAAAAAAactcaatgtttttaaaaacttccataAGAAGTGCaacaagaaattttcaaaaaaaaaaaaaaaaaagagtgtaacTTGAAGTTCCAAGGGACTGGCTAAAAACTTCGAGTCGTTGGTAGttcaagttatgggaagtttgTTCAGCCTTtgcaagagtttgggacccaacgAAAACTTCaggataaaggaatattcaagccataaagcttcgagttatcaagagtCGACTAGAATCAAATCAATGTTATTAAAGCACAGGCCCGGATCCAGAGGGAGCTCAATCATGACCAAACCCCCCTTTTAAGTAATCTAAGATAGCATAAAACTGAGTTTtggggacttcaatttcaaaaaatttgcccAGCCCACCACTCTTGCTCAAAAGTGACCCCCTCCAAAACCAAACGCTGGATCCGCCCTTATTAAAGCACAAGTTTAACAAATTTTATTGCATGTGCATTTTGGAATtacaaaaaactgatttaaatctagaaaaagttctgaactttctgtgctattagggttcatacacttgcggttaagaaaaaaatccctgacttttccaggttgttttttaaaaaattccaggttactcaattcattcaaaatttaagtttaaagaatgatattttcaaaataattaaaattgttcaaagtagcaatgcagaagaactgaaatttctccccttagattaaaaaaaaaaacttggattttttcttttctttctctctctctctctctcaaaattttaagttttttttaaacattttgtttaaaatcgttttaattcgttgttgaaaacagagtactttcaacttattttagcattttttgatgTCACGCGTCATGCGTCATATTATAGCATTTTGCTGTAGcagtgcagcaatcttttagcatccgcttttagtttacaatacttcttttattttcttattagtaaataacacaaaacatattgagcaaaatgcaaagctaaatttcagtataaatatgattaacttgttgcatggATCGGCATACCATATAAcgcataataacaaaaatcaacatccgccgatcataggccaatgccaataatcttttttttccctttcgcatattaaaggacgcttacattaaaatttcaatttttcttttccagaaagtaatagttaattttcaaaaattcataactttttgcacatttaaagttattttcaatagtttacattgatataaacattcaattctgtttctggaagtttaagtctacttccatcgTGCatacgatcaaatatggcgactaagtgaaaaatttaagataataagtagatttttgaattcttagcataaaagtagttataaataattaataatccttaaaaaaaaatacaattaaagcaatatacagtcaattcgcgattacttgaagtttttatcaagtcccaaACCTTTTATCTTTAATTCCATgataattattctcaatatctctaAGTTAACTtcctcgaagttttttcaaagatgattcgaaatttatttcaaaaaaaaaaaaaaagaaaagaaagaaagaaagaaacaagtgactatgaaagaaaaattattttaccttcacttgcaattcctgcaaatagacctctaaagcaagaagagcacctgttgagtcAATTAGAATATAGCCCTATAAAGACCTTAGAgtcaatgtgcgataaaggagttacacatgcggaaatgagttagtttgttttcatttgttgtactgtactgtttacactttgacatgttgctagactaggaatttgcttttaagttgtcaagtcaactgattgtacctttactcaaaggctgacctaagctAAGATGCGTTCCCcatcattctttagttcgatcatttgctgataagttcctgagagacataGTGAGTTTTCTtcactattaaagatgtctaagcaagtactctgtcgatgatattcaaagaaaaagaaaagtttctaaagcggtagaatccatgaatccgaatttgaaaggaatgaagatgtgcacctttcctgaagtagaatcagctctattaaAAGTGGTTCGAACAGCAATGAAATCAAAacaatgcttttgatttttttctcaatatttttgattacactgtgcatattgtgcttaaaaacttttaagttctgtaattttgtctgttttatgcaaactagcggtaagtcgaacttccgataagtcgaagttttttgtCGGTctctttagattcgagttatcgcgaattgactgtagtCAGCATTTAGCACATTAGAGTTCAAatcaattagaacaaaaaatgttctgaagattaaattttgcatttttccagaaaataattacgaattatccgggaaaaaaagcacattttgtgtttcaatagtttgcattgcaagtAACATCCAGTGCCGTTTTCTGAAACTTAGGCACTtgaaaagtcttgtgtacttgtGTTTCTACCATTTTgagaatgaccaaatatggcggctacgcccaaaaataagaaataatttttttaatttgccgcaCATGaagttaattaaaaagtaataaatcttcatgatactaaaattcagttgaaaagtttctaTCACATTagcgtccaaggcaatgaggataagactaagctttaagaacaaaatttttcatttgtcaagaaaattatttaaaataataataataataataataaaagataaattaaattaattttaactttggcttcttgaattcaaattatgtttttcgcaatcacgagtgtgtgtatgtaggggtgtgtgtttgtgcccaggcatgagtgtgtggatatgtgtgtgtgtataggaatttgtatgtatgcgtatgtgtttgtgcctgtatgcaggcatgagtgtgtgtgcatgtgtgtgtatgtatgcatgtgtgtttgtgtctgtgtgcaggcatgagtgtgggtgtGTGcaagtatgtgtatgtatgtgtgtttgcaggtgtatgtatgtatgcctGTGTGTGTAGAAtgttgacgcaacctggagatggttttcgcaagaggagcagcatcgtgaggccggtcgacgcaacggcggtgctggcagagggtgctggtgggaaaataaaatgataggaccccaaaacagtcaaatgaaagcaataagcaatcgtgattgctcaaaaaacaatttgcagaccattttatgtcccaaggaaaaaaattcttGGGTGAACagaaattatgcacaaactcaacagagGAGAAGCCCATTTACTGCTTCAAAAGCACAACCAGAAGATGGGAGAGTCGATAGGGggaagtctttttattttttgatcgaaaaatcatttcagctacctgtgaaacatagtcgccatttttggtcattcataagaGGGAAGTAGACACGATCCTAAAATCCTAAAATGCCtatgtttctaaaaacaaagcagaattggatgttttctttaattgcaaactaatgaaaataactaaTGAGAGCCAAAAACGGCGACTGCTGAAGTTTTTttaggttgccacttttttttttattgtcagcgtcattttgtcttaaaatgtttacaatttttttaaaaaacatcgataaaaatgaagattagatcgcataaaacaaaattccttgggaaaaaaaagttttgggggcacatttggaaaattccctgacatttttgactatgtcattttttctgacaattccaggttttcccggagtgTACGAACCCTGGTAGTTGCAAAACAAAACTTgcatcttattttaattttttttaaaatcacttaaatgTTTGAATCTGGCTTCAGGAAATAGGTTggtattaaaaattaagtttcttgGAGTGTCATGTTATGAAGGTTATATTTAATATTGTAAGGAAGTTAGTTTTTCAAATTGCATATGTTAGTCTTTTATGTTTCTCACACTTGAGTCTGGGTGTAAGAATCCAGTCCACCTGAAGTTTTGAAAATGTCCATGTAatctaagttttatttatttattttttgatttatgagttaaaaactacccaagtaattttttaaagaggTATTTAGATACCGTTAATGATATGTACTTTGAAATGGGAATTTTCACATATCAAACAAGTTTTTTCCTTCAACTGCTTCCTTTATTGTACCAATGAAGTGTGACCAATTCACTAGCTAGGTTTGAGAAGGGATTATAGCAGAAGCCAAAACCAAAATGTCAAGAATTGCTTGTGCTAGTACTGCATGAAATCCTTTtgcaaaaacaacatttaaaagaGAAACCATTGAGGGATGtttaaaaaaaccatattctgtaAAGAAAGAATTCTAAATACTAACCTGAAAACTTGGGTCCTTTAAGCCTCTATTAAACATTCCAACAGAATGTCTAAGAGCAAATGATTGATGAGGTCCTTGAGAAATTACAATAGCTAGTAAAACTTCATATATCTGTCTTCGGCAATCCACATTTCCATAAGGAAATGGAAAATCTTTGGAATTCTGtattttacacaatattaaaatgacatctgCTGTAATATTCTACAAACAGAAAAAGATGGAATATAAAAAGagataagaaaataataataatgattaggtataacacaaaataataaaattttaaacataggatTGCAATTTTTACATAGGAATGACATCCTGAACATTTCCAGGTTTTGCAggcatgttaaaaaaaattagtgtttGCAATTTGA
This genomic interval carries:
- the LOC129227712 gene encoding uncharacterized protein LOC129227712, giving the protein MQLLDRIILVSEDTCIPRDLESRAILTIFPAIQNAACTLLETMLLNFPTEMETIAQYITKLFDGLLLASRTNPVTRHQLSQIRSSTWKVLNLWIVQYGVNGVLYILQGNILDELRMDIDIRELPAEATESVKNQKVCLDTYSVKSPVGAWTVSSCCEALGVFRDMFYVGMPFLEQAIVENITADVILILCKIQNSKDFPFPYGNVDCRRQIYEVLLAIVISQGPHQSFALRHSVGMFNRGLKDPSFQIVRICQQGIAHCKNILHPKKHTLPGIQQASEQRADEEWQRNAWGSQIPWALEENQLEQDVPNVSQTVEIGPSYHGNSEADLHVAESYSSTGYNEHISEGQVNGESEVVVPKFQNWRQDEEEEMIVEKKIFKDVSEKVSSEAKPAYSYSEPMPVVQEVEVAQNSFNEQSVEEKMECDTLQIVEKNQPGKELNEEVCQNGDVVVSDEEMSQIPIAKTENGECSVSSSEENSEEEEEEVEEEEYEEAESVEDSPVKKLQISSEDLESDDGNPPPQSDSVHEEVEADEVEHEAEPQADLPELVETEDKPPSSPSLKQMCDTFVLCENKDAS